From one Humulus lupulus chromosome 8, drHumLupu1.1, whole genome shotgun sequence genomic stretch:
- the LOC133796351 gene encoding uncharacterized protein LOC133796351, whose protein sequence is MFDGCLMMTCHTLSYPSHKLGYVNTQRTFLYKSRSNRVLAMPPSPFLLNTDEDGKFGSNTASTSNYSSDSLLSLENTVGIIGGVSVDSTLKFLRKLVKWGSKDEDSIPFVLCSDPMLSKDLLLLERSSLPSISGRKIEHIQVDPTRIVENLRIKRVFLENTGARCIVMPCHISHSWHEELSKGCNVPFLHMGECIARQLKEAKLKPLEAGSRVRIGVLGTNATLTAGFYQEKLQNEGFEVVLPDKSTMEHAVVPAMEAISRKDLEGARNLLRIALQVLLVRAVNSVILASDDMRDLLPLDDPLLKRCVDPLDALAWSTVKWAQSAEISK, encoded by the exons ATGTTTGATGGCTGCTTGATGATGACTTGCCATACTTTGAGTTACCCATCACACAAATTGGGCTATGTAAACACACAAAGGACCTTCTTGTATAAGTCAAGGTCAAATCGTGTTCTAGCAATGCCTCCATCTCCATTTCTTTTAAATACAGATGAAGATGGAAAATTTGGTTCCAATACAGCTTCAACAAGTAATTATTCTAGTGATTCTTTACTTAGTTTGGAAAATACCGTTGGTATAATTGGAGGGGTATCTGTTGATTCTACTCTGAAGTTCTTGAGAAAACTAGTTAAGTGGGGTTCAAAAGATGAAGATAGCATTCCTTTCGTGCTCTGCTCTGACCCCATGTTGAGTAAGGATCTTCTGTTACTTGAAAGGAGTTCTTTGCCTTCCATAAGTGGTCGTAAAATCGAACACATACAAGTGGATCCTACCCGAATTGTGGAGAATCTGAGAATCAAAAGGGTCTTCCTGGAAAATACAGGAGCTCGTTGCATTGTCATGCCTTGTCATATATCACATTCTTGGCATGAAGAACTTTCCAAGGGATGTAATGTTCCCTTCCTCCATATGGGAGAATGCATTGCTAGGCAGCTCAAGGAAGCCAAGTTGAAGCCACTTGAAGCAGGTAGTCGTGTGAGAATTGGAGTGCTTGGGACCAATGCAACTTTAACAGCAGGATTTTATCAAGAGAAACTGCAGAATGAG GGCTTTGAGGTTGTGCTGCCAGATAAATCGACCATGGAACATGCTGTTGTTCCTGCTATGGAGGCTATAAGTAGAAAAGATTTAGAAGGAGCACGAAATCTATTACGAATTGCACTCCAAGTTCTTTTGGTGAGGGCTGTGAATTCTGTTATCCTTGCCTCAGATGATATGCGAGATCTTTTGCCTCTGGATGATCCTCTTCTCAAGAGATGTGTTGACCCTTTGGACGCCTTGGCCTGGTCAACTGTCAAGTGGGCTCAATCTGCTGAGATAAGTAAATAA
- the LOC133796353 gene encoding uncharacterized protein LOC133796353 isoform X2, translated as MGNHHFYHFFFLLFSSHYSPNSTLQKRVPCRTGICRAPLEVTAAHLIATELFPSVAVKAMLYPGAIAHAFFNHNAIPTYHNFQKSFSFASFNSAPLTFDDLQRLEVIAGSYLSVAGAFVCLIKPGRMSFFGTLLIIWGLAREMILRKSTNIYSGKAVYIHPAMSFALVFAFLSIRKDVRRIFRSSKSRPVMKAKLV; from the exons ATGGGCAaccaccatttctaccatttcTTCTTCCTTCTATTTTCTTCTCATTATTCTCCAAATTCCACTCTTCAG AAAAGGGTCCCTTGTAGAACTGGAATATGCAGAGCGCCATTAGAGGTGACAGCCGCGCACTTAATTGCTACCGAATTGTTCCCTTCAGTTGCAGTGAAGGCTATGCTCTACCCTGGGGCTATTGCACATGCTTTCTTTAACCACAATGCTATCCCAACTTATCACAACTTTCAGAAGTCGTTTTCTTTTGCCTCTTTTAACTCGGCCCCATTAACCTTTGATGATCTACAGCGACTTGAG GTTATTGCAGGAAGCTATTTGTCAGTGGCTGGAGCATTTGTGTGTCTCATAAAACCGGGGAGAATGAGCTTCTTTGGGACACTTCTGATTATATGGGGTCTGGCTAGAGAAATGATTCTGAGAAAATCAACCAACATATATTCCGGGAAAGCTGTATATATTCATCCTGCAATGTCCTTTGCTCTGGTTTTTGCCTTTTTGTCAATAAGAAAGGATGTAAGGAGGATCTTTCGTAGTAGTAAAAGCCGGCCTGTTATGAAAGCCAAACTTGTATAA
- the LOC133796353 gene encoding uncharacterized protein LOC133796353 isoform X1, whose translation MGSSTKWATTISTISSSFYFLLIILQIPLFRVPCRTGICRAPLEVTAAHLIATELFPSVAVKAMLYPGAIAHAFFNHNAIPTYHNFQKSFSFASFNSAPLTFDDLQRLEVIAGSYLSVAGAFVCLIKPGRMSFFGTLLIIWGLAREMILRKSTNIYSGKAVYIHPAMSFALVFAFLSIRKDVRRIFRSSKSRPVMKAKLV comes from the exons ATGGGTTCTTCAACGAAATGGGCAaccaccatttctaccatttcTTCTTCCTTCTATTTTCTTCTCATTATTCTCCAAATTCCACTCTTCAG GGTCCCTTGTAGAACTGGAATATGCAGAGCGCCATTAGAGGTGACAGCCGCGCACTTAATTGCTACCGAATTGTTCCCTTCAGTTGCAGTGAAGGCTATGCTCTACCCTGGGGCTATTGCACATGCTTTCTTTAACCACAATGCTATCCCAACTTATCACAACTTTCAGAAGTCGTTTTCTTTTGCCTCTTTTAACTCGGCCCCATTAACCTTTGATGATCTACAGCGACTTGAG GTTATTGCAGGAAGCTATTTGTCAGTGGCTGGAGCATTTGTGTGTCTCATAAAACCGGGGAGAATGAGCTTCTTTGGGACACTTCTGATTATATGGGGTCTGGCTAGAGAAATGATTCTGAGAAAATCAACCAACATATATTCCGGGAAAGCTGTATATATTCATCCTGCAATGTCCTTTGCTCTGGTTTTTGCCTTTTTGTCAATAAGAAAGGATGTAAGGAGGATCTTTCGTAGTAGTAAAAGCCGGCCTGTTATGAAAGCCAAACTTGTATAA
- the LOC133796355 gene encoding F-box only protein 6-like, protein MYTTSKIGLEPNLLTSFYPSFTMWRDLPFDLLANIFYFLSPDSLACARSTCQQWHNCAKTRPLSRSHQHPDWFMALPNRSHTQFCYAQNSISKNWYSLPLDFLPGAGAVKPLASVKSLLLFKTTSPTYPHLVVCNPFTKEYKQLPKLNMSRSNPAVGVIALDDSSRNVSFPCFQVYVAGGMSDSPTGCSTYEYTLEMYDSRHDTWQVVGSLPMEFAVRLTVWTPNDNVYCNGVVYWITSARAYSLMGFDILSNTWRELRVPLASKLEFASIVLRNEKLTLVGGTYGDSASVWELGQGDIWVLVGKVPVELRKKFLGEKESWVSTKCVSSNGAIYLYRDLETGMIVWKEKDYQKGNWEWFWNEGCSSIRGRRVPNLQIKGVIIPPNLCPSCFF, encoded by the coding sequence atgtacACTACAAGCAAAATAGGTTTAGAACCAAACCTTTTAACTAGTTTCTATCCAAGTTTCACCATGTGGAGAGACCTTCCATTTGATCTCTTAGCCAACATCTTCTACTTCCTTTCACCTGATTCACTGGCCTGCGCCCGCTCAACATGTCAGCAGTGGCACAACTGTGCCAAGACTCGGCCTTTGTCTCGCTCTCACCAGCACCCAGATTGGTTTATGGCCTTGCCAAATCGGAGTCACACTCAGTTCTGCTATGCCCAGAATTCCATATCCAAGAACTGGTACTCACTTCCTCTTGACTTCTTACCAGGCGCAGGTGCAGTTAAGCCTCTCGCCTCCGTAAAAAGCCTTCTTCTTTTCAAAACCACAAGCCCCACGTATCCTCATTTAGTCGTTTGTAACCCCTTTACAAAGGAATACAAACAACTTCCTAAGCTAAACATGTCAAGATCCAACCCAGCTGTGGGTGTCATAGCTCTAGATGACTCGAGCCGAAACGTCTCCTTCCCTTGCTTCCAGGTTTACGTGGCGGGTGGGATGTCGGACTCGCCAACTGGGTGTTCCACGTACGAGTACACGTTGGAAATGTACGATTCTCGACATGATACGTGGCAGGTTGTTGGGTCGTTGCCGATGGAGTTCGCTGTGAGACTCACAGTTTGGACCCCAAACGATAATGTGTACTGTAATGGGGTGGTGTACTGGATAACTTCGGCTCGTGCCTATAGTTTAATGGGGTTTGACATTTTGTCGAACACATGGAGGGAGTTGAGAGTCCCATTGGCGAGCAAGCTGGAATTCGCGTCTATAGTGCTGCGAAACGAGAAGTTGACACTTGTGGGTGGCACGTACGGTGACAGTGCGTCCGTGTGGGAACTGGGTCAGGGCGATATCTGGGTATTGGTTGGGAAGGTCCCGGTTGAGCTTAGAAAGAAGTTCTTaggggaaaaagaaagctggGTCAGTACAAAGTGTGTGAGTAGTAATGGAGCAATTTACTTGTACAGAGATCTTGAAACAGGAATGATTGTTTGGAAGGAGAAAGATTACCAAAAGGGTAACTGGGAATGGTTTTGGAATGAGGGTTGCTCTTCTATCAGAGGCAGAAGAGTTCCAAATTTGCAAATCAAGGGAGTGATCATTCCACCAAATCTTTGTCCCTCATGCTTCTTTTAA
- the LOC133796354 gene encoding uncharacterized protein LOC133796354 — protein sequence MDALQVIASATQIVSGMVGAVAALEQASRNLDEAPKRIQSLEEFVFELENLSRRIKQKHAYKLHNSQLDRQIQSLNTLIERLHPKLGKARRILSKSKIKNLAKVVWSSMAGDPLGKVVHSIKNDLNWWLESQRIAYNVEKAIESTAQAIPSQFKIKTEQGYPVSSKCSYVRNLLNQENFHKVILIVGLSGIGKSCLARQVASDPPERFVDGAVELGFGQWCSRSACNGSKYEYQKRLARKISKFLVQIGFWKKIKDEYSGDLDYTCCLLQEALYGKSILVILDDVWEQDIVERFAKLYDNDCKYVVTTRNEAVYEITEAEKVELSRDDTREFSKAVLLYHSLFSEEELPDVADSLLERCGHHPLTVAVMGKSLRKEIRAEKWEKAITNLSTFATCAPGPVSYVNEKEAENTLTIFGSFEFSLDAMPVDSRKLFIALAALSWAEPVPEACVEDIWSALGDDSLFPLIVCKLVEGSLLMKTETDPLYSVHDMVVLYLDSKTNDSIEILLKESKPEQVANICPWLLIFGKEVVKTASEQRMVNFLGAEEKEVIITLKATIQALLASKSISELEASRTSFSSILGPRIADVILNGSESLIAVYAEAITNIFSKSDYCHYFPSLEATVAVRKLASILENCDDPMIQTNILIVLAKLAEFGSPDTVDEVLQRIPFNQMADLLSPNAEEWHESMFTVLMSLAKAGKSKAVERMFAFEIDKNLLKLLEIGSEIAQHHVVVTLKTFYELGGPPSNNLLQPTNLNLLPWQVRLRLETLVLSDKSVSFSPKTQSFGDLIHKLVDNKQVLEAMQDLIPIVEKAGEPGIREMILKSPLIKRLAELLQWGYSDGNSTKSQSVFLLMKLACSGGEPFIKRFLEYDIIPELVKMMQNSNSELQDAAYTALHQMLFGSSGILVLNRFLQMGLLEKITQSVEIKSIKTREVNLNCLMDIVELGNKACLERMLSFQVVEKLVKLEKNGGGSGNTLIGFLKGIDKCKHLSLAERKVMKQQVIRKVRTSMKGHKFESRILVALDGSASDGSKSGTSGKSKKY from the exons ATGGATGCTTTGCAAGTTATTGCTTCTGCCACACAAATAGTTTCTGGTATGGTAGGTGCTGTTGCTGCTTTAGAACAAGCATCTAGGAATCTTGATGAAGCTCCCAAGCGTATTCAAAGTTTAGAGGAGTTTGTGTTTGAGCTCGAGAACTTGAGTCGTCGAATTAAGCAAAAACATGCTTATAAACTTCACAATTCTCAACTTGATCGCCAAATTCAAAGTTTGAACACCCTTATAGAACGGCTGCATCCCAAACTAGGCAAGGCTAGGAGGATATTGTCAAAGAGTAAGATTAAGAACTTGGCTAAAGTAGTGTGGAGTTCAATGGCTGGCGATCCACTTGGGAAAGTAGTACATTCAATTAAGAATGACTTAAATTGGTGGCTTGAATCTCAGAGGATAGCTTACAATGTTGAGAAAGCCATAGAATCCACAGCTCAAGCTATACCCTCTCAGTTTAAAATAAAGACTGAACAAGGCTATCCAGTTTCTAGCAAATGTAGTTATGTGAGGAATTTACTTAATCAAGAGAATTTCCATAAGGTCATTTTAATTGTTGGGTTATCTGGCATAGGAAAGTCATGCTTGGCACGTCAAGTGGCTTCTGACCCTCCTGAGAGATTTGTGGATGGAGCAGTCGAACTTGGATTTGGCCAATGGTGTAGTAGATCTGCTTGTAATGGAAGCAAGTACGAATACCAAAAGCGTTTGGCAAGAAAAATCTCTAAGTTTCTAGTGCAGATTGGGTTTTGGAAGAAGATTAAGGACGAATATAGTGGAGATCTTGACTATACATGTTGCTTGCTTCAAGAAGCCTTGTATGGTAAGAGTATTCTTGTCATACTTGATGATGTGTGGGAGCAGGATATAGTTGAACGATTCGCTAAACTATATGATAATGATTGCAAGTATGTAGTGACAACAAGAAATGAAGCTGTCTACGAAATTACTGAAGCAGAGAAGGTGGAGTTAAGCAGAGATGACACAAGGGAGTTTAGCAAAGCAGTCCTCCTCTACCATAGCCTCTTTAGTGAAGAAGAGTTACCA GATGTAGCAGACAGCTTGCTTGAACGTTGTGGTCACCACCCACTTACAGTAGCTGTTATGGGTAAGTCTCTGAGGAAAGAAATAAGAGCTGAGAAATGGGAAAAAGCCATCACCAATTTATCTACATTTGCCACATGTGCACCAGGACCTGTATCATATGTGAATGAAAAGGAAGCCGAGAATACATTGACCATTTTTGGGTCATTTGAGTTCAGTCTAGATGCAATGCCTGTTGACTCTAGAAAACTCTTCATAGCTTTGGCTGCTCTTTCATGGGCGGAACCTGTACCAGAAGCTTGTGTGGAGGATATTTGGTCAGCTCTTGGGGATGATAGTTTGTTCCCTCTTATAGTATGCAAGCTTGTCGAAGGTTCTTTGCTTATGAAAACTGAAACAGATCCATTGTACTCGGTTCATGACATGGTTGTTCTTTACCTTGACAGCAAAACAAATGATTCAATAGAGATACTACTAAAAGAATCCAAACCAGAACAAGTTGCAAATATCTGCCCTTGGCTTCTTATATTTGGGAAAGAGGTTGTAAAAACTGCTTCTGAGCAGAGAATGGTAAACTTCCTCGGTGCTGAAGAAAAGGAGGTAATTATCACCTTAAAAGCCACTATCCAGGCTCTACTGGCTAGCAAATCCATTTCTGAACTCGAAGCCAGCAGAACAAGCTTTAGCAGCATTTTGGGTCCTAGGATTGCAGATGTGATCTTAAATGGATCAGAAAGTCTGATTGCAGTCTATGCAGAAGCCATCACCAACATATTCAGTAAGAGTGATTACTGTCACTACTTTCCATCCCTTGAAGCTACGGTTGCAGTCAGAAAATTGGCTAGCATCTTAGAAAATTGTGATGACCCCATGATCCAAACCAACATTTTAATTGTCCTTGCAAAGCTTGCAGAATTTGGAAGTCCGGACACAGTGGATGAGGTTCTTCAAAGAATTCCATTTAATCAAATGGCTGATTTGCTCTCTCCAAATGCCGAGGAGTGGCATGAGAGCATGTTTACAGTATTAATGTCATTGGCCAAGGCGGGGAAATCAAAAGCTGTGGAGAGAATGTTTGCTTTTGAGATTGACAAGAATCTTCTTAAACTTCTTGAGATTGGATCTGAAATAGCACAACACCATGTGGTTGTCACATTAAAGACATTCTATGAGTTGGGGGGTCCTCCCTCTAACAACCTTCTTCAACCCACGAATCTAAACCTCTTACCCTGGCAAGTTAGACTTCGTCTAGAAACCTTGGTTTTATCAGATAAAAGTGTTTCATTTTCACCAAAAACACAATCTTTTggagatctcattcacaaattggTTGACAACAAGCAAGTGTTGGAGGCAATGCAAGACCTGATACCGATTGTTGAAAAGGCAGGAGAACCAGGGATTAGAGAAATGATTCTGAAAAGTCCTCTGATCAAACGATTAGCTGAACTACTGCAATGGGGATATTCAGATGGAAACTCAACGAAATCTCAATCTGTCTTTCTTTTAATGAAATTGGCTTGTTCTGGTGGAGAACCCTTCATTAAGAGGTTTCTGGAGTATGACATCATACCCGAGCTAGTTAAGATGATGCAGAACAGTAACTCAGAGTTACAAGATGCAGCATACACAGCACTGCACCAGATGCTATTCGGCAGCAGTGGAATACTCGTTTTGAACAGATTTCTTCAGATGGGTCTTTTAGAGAAGATAACTCAGTCAGTGGAAATCAAATCAATAAAAACCAGGGAAGTGAACTTGAACTGTCTAATGGATATTGTTGAGCTGGGAAACAAGGCTTGTTTGGAAAGGATGTTATCTTTTCAAGTGGTGGAGAAACTTGTGAAGTTAGAAAAAAATGGCGGGGGATCTGGAAATACTCTAATTGGATTTCTTAAAGGAATTGATAAATGTAAGCATCTTTCATTGGCAGAACGTAAAGTGATGAAGCAACAAGTTATTAGGAAAGTAAGAACTTCCATGAAAGGCCATAAATTTGAATCTCGGATTTTAGTAGCTTTGGATGGTTCTGCATCTGATGGTTCAAAAAGTGGTACTAGTGGTAAAAGCAAAAAATATTAG
- the LOC133796356 gene encoding uncharacterized protein LOC133796356, translating to MYGRKACQLVREFSAGEKGQLTPFNSNLFDQVIAECSQHYLELQALIRKMQEKELDVQTTKNEDHYGSLVHHLSLVRNKRCLMSYIYNRAEIMRNLIWKVGSVLPQEIQEKLSHNEQKYFKKHSASLDTYMSKIELGLAVDMVPPKDPYIKVRVLDDIGEGILLSDNKTANFTPHSMHFLKRIDAEQFISRGLMEELTG from the exons ATGTACGGCAGAAAGGCGTGCCAACTTGTTAGAGAATTTTCGGCAGGAGAAAAAGGCCAGCTTACGCCCTTCAAT AGCAACCTATTTGATCAAGTAATTGCAGAATGTAGCCAGCATTATCTTGAACTTCAAGCCTTGATAAG GAAAATGCAGGAGAAAGAATTAGATGTACAAACAACCAAAAATGAAGACCATTATGGGTCACTCGTTCACCACCTTTCTTTAGTTCGCAACAAACGCTGCCTAATGTCATATAT ATACAACCGAGCTGAAATTATGCGAAATTTGATTTGGAAGGTTGGGTCGGTGCTTCCACAAGAAATTCAAGAGAAGCTCAGTCACAACGAGCAAAAGTATTTTAAGAAACATTCTGCATCTTTGGACACATATATGTCAAAAATTGAGCTTGGTTTGGCCGTG GATATGGTGCCGCCAAAAGATCCCTACATTAAAGTGAGGGTCCTTGATGATATAGGTGAAGGAATATTATTAAGCGATAATAAGACAGCCAATTTCACTCCGCACTCCATGCATTTTCTTAAACGAATTGATGCTGAACAGTTTATCTCAAGG GGCTTGATGGAGGAGCTTACAGGCTAA